The following coding sequences are from one Gossypium raimondii isolate GPD5lz chromosome 4, ASM2569854v1, whole genome shotgun sequence window:
- the LOC105779551 gene encoding uncharacterized protein LOC105779551, with product MGSSALNQKSNFNARSNSLPSRPHPLIPQIDEHLRRLKSDESAASSSSITGKLSGLRDLYELVHSLLITQKSLAQNYNGNNELLLNGSLKLLDVCGLAKDVLLQAKEDTQQLQSSFRRRRSGDDAIFANEVKAYLASRKKANKLINKSLRDLKISKCGFADVDEPTCSMLRDVEGVTFAVFESVFSYITATTPEPKSNNWSLVSKLMHSKRVTCEGQVSGTNEFERVNAMLCGLIGYKSKKCGDMSNENAVVELQKLETSIEDVEDGIECVLRLLIKTRVSILNILSH from the coding sequence ATGGGTTCTTCAGCTTTGAACCAAAAATCCAATTTCAATGCTCGTTCAAACAGTTTGCCTTCTAGACCTCATCCACTCATTCCTCAAATAGATGAGCATTTACGTAGGCTAAAATCCGATGAATCCGCCGCTTCTTCATCGTCGATTACCGGAAAACTAAGTGGTCTAAGAGATCTGTATGAGTTGGTTCATAGTTTGCTTATCACACAAAAATCCTTAGCCCAAAACTACAATGGCAATAATGAGTTGTTGTTGAATGGATCTCTTAAGCTGTTGGATGTTTGTGGTTTAGCCAAGGATGTTTTGTTGCAGGCCAAGGAAGATACCCAACAACTTCAATCGAGTTTCCGAAGACGAAGAAGCGGCGACGATGCCATTTTCGCAAACGAAGTTAAGGCTTACTTAGCATCAAGGAAGAAAGCAAACAAGTTAATAAACAAGTCTTTGAGAGACTTAAAGATCAGTAAATGTGGCTTTGCTGATGTTGATGAACCTACATGTAGCATGTTGAGAGATGTTGAAGGGGTTACTTTCGCAGTGTTCGAATCGGTTTTTTCCTATATAACAGCGACAACGCCGGAACCGAAATCGAATAACTGGTCCTTGGTGTCGAAGTTGATGCACTCGAAACGTGTAACCTGCGAGGGACAAGTTTCGGGGACGAACGAATTCGAGAGAGTGAATGCAATGTTGTGTGGTCTAATTGGGTATAAGAGTAAGAAATGTGGTGATATGAGCAATGAGAATGCAGTGGTTGAGTTGCAGAAACTTGAGACAAGCATTGAAGATGTTGAAGATGGAATTGAATGTGTGCTTAGGCTTTTGATTAAAACTAGAGTTTCTATTCTCAATATCCTTAGCCATTGA